A window of Actinobacillus suis ATCC 33415 contains these coding sequences:
- a CDS encoding DUF4870 family protein produces MNEQFSLQPSNDSLRTVMYITYGLFGLGVIFGGLPAIAGVILAYIKRADMQGTAYYDHMCFLIRTFWGTLVGTILGIVLSLIGIGVLVIWAIGIWYIFRVIYGAVKLFDNKSVTPTGWFM; encoded by the coding sequence ATGAACGAACAATTTTCTCTTCAACCGTCTAATGATTCATTACGTACCGTGATGTATATCACATACGGTTTATTCGGCTTAGGCGTTATTTTCGGCGGCTTACCGGCGATTGCAGGTGTAATCTTGGCGTATATCAAGCGTGCAGATATGCAAGGCACAGCTTATTACGATCATATGTGCTTCTTGATTCGTACTTTCTGGGGAACGCTAGTCGGTACTATTTTAGGGATTGTCCTGTCGCTAATCGGCATTGGCGTGTTGGTGATTTGGGCGATTGGGATTTGGTATATTTTCCGCGTTATCTACGGTGCGGTAAAATTATTTGATAACAAATCGGTAACGCCAACCGGTTGGTTTATGTAG
- the tatB gene encoding Sec-independent protein translocase protein TatB gives MFDIGFSELVLIFVVGLVVLGPQRLPVAIRTVMGWVRTIRGLAANVQNELAQELKLQELQESIKKAEALNLSSLSPELSKTVEDLKQSAQQMQADLASAKGEITKLTDEQVAEIQAKIEQEEQQIAVSESQENPENQPLVEDESVTETAELSPAEIAEQAELDESQFTAYYPPDDDLATPSSSVSQQQDKQNVS, from the coding sequence GTGTTTGATATAGGTTTTTCTGAATTAGTACTTATTTTCGTTGTGGGGCTGGTTGTTCTGGGCCCGCAACGTTTACCCGTTGCTATTCGTACTGTGATGGGCTGGGTTCGTACAATTCGTGGATTAGCCGCAAACGTGCAGAATGAATTAGCGCAAGAACTCAAATTACAAGAGCTGCAAGAAAGTATTAAAAAAGCAGAAGCGTTAAATTTAAGTTCGCTTTCGCCCGAATTGAGCAAAACGGTGGAAGATTTAAAACAATCTGCGCAACAAATGCAGGCTGATCTCGCTTCAGCAAAAGGGGAAATTACCAAATTAACCGATGAGCAAGTCGCTGAAATTCAAGCAAAAATTGAGCAAGAAGAACAGCAAATTGCCGTGTCGGAATCGCAAGAAAATCCGGAAAATCAACCGCTTGTTGAGGATGAATCTGTGACAGAAACGGCGGAGTTATCTCCGGCAGAGATCGCAGAGCAAGCTGAATTGGATGAATCGCAATTCACCGCATATTATCCGCCTGACGATGATCTGGCAACGCCAAGTTCATCAGTATCACAACAACAGGATAAACAGAATGTCAGTTGA
- the tatA gene encoding Sec-independent protein translocase subunit TatA, whose amino-acid sequence MGGISIWQLLIIVAIIVLLFGTKKLRTLGTDLGESVKGFKKAMADEKPQDASFEKVEAKEAAATEQKAKEKEQA is encoded by the coding sequence ATGGGTGGTATCAGCATTTGGCAATTACTTATTATTGTAGCAATTATCGTTTTATTATTTGGTACAAAAAAATTACGTACGTTAGGTACGGATTTAGGTGAATCTGTAAAAGGCTTTAAAAAAGCAATGGCAGATGAAAAACCACAAGATGCGAGTTTTGAGAAAGTAGAAGCAAAAGAAGCTGCAGCTACCGAACAAAAAGCAAAAGAAAAAGAGCAGGCATAG
- the hemB gene encoding porphobilinogen synthase, translating into MAQYLNTSFPTRRMRRLRKHDFSRRLVAESQLTASDLIYPVFVIEGENQRVKVPSMPGVERLTIDQLLIEAGELVKYGVPLIALFPVVGDAKKSLMAEEAYNPEGLAQRAVRALKAAYPELGVMTDVALDPFTTHGQDGIIDEEGYVLNDITTEVLVKQALSHAEAGADIVAPSDMMDGRIGKIREALEAKGLINTQIMAYSAKYASNYYGPFRDAVGSAGNLKGGNKFTYQVDPANANEGLHEVAMDIQEGADMVMVKPGMPYLDMVWRVKENFGVPTFAYQVSGEYAMHMAAIQNGWLKERECVMEGLLCFKRAGADGILTYFAKTVAKWLYEDNHQ; encoded by the coding sequence ATGGCTCAATATCTTAACACTTCGTTTCCCACTCGTCGTATGCGTCGCTTACGTAAACACGATTTCAGTCGCCGTTTAGTGGCGGAAAGTCAATTGACTGCCAGCGATTTAATCTATCCGGTATTTGTGATTGAAGGTGAAAATCAGCGAGTAAAAGTGCCATCAATGCCGGGCGTGGAACGCTTGACGATTGATCAGCTTTTAATTGAAGCAGGTGAGTTAGTGAAATATGGTGTGCCGCTAATTGCTCTATTTCCGGTAGTGGGTGATGCGAAAAAATCATTGATGGCGGAAGAAGCATACAATCCGGAAGGTTTGGCACAACGTGCTGTGCGTGCATTAAAAGCGGCTTATCCTGAATTAGGCGTGATGACCGATGTAGCGTTAGATCCGTTCACGACACACGGTCAAGACGGCATTATTGATGAAGAAGGCTATGTGCTGAATGACATCACAACCGAAGTATTAGTAAAACAAGCGCTTTCTCACGCAGAAGCGGGGGCGGATATTGTTGCACCAAGCGATATGATGGACGGTCGTATCGGTAAAATTCGTGAAGCACTTGAAGCGAAAGGCTTAATCAATACGCAAATTATGGCGTATTCGGCTAAATATGCCTCAAATTATTACGGCCCGTTCCGTGATGCGGTCGGTTCGGCTGGCAATTTAAAGGGCGGTAATAAATTTACTTATCAAGTTGATCCGGCGAATGCGAACGAAGGTTTACACGAAGTAGCAATGGATATTCAAGAAGGGGCGGATATGGTGATGGTAAAACCGGGGATGCCTTATTTGGATATGGTATGGCGTGTAAAAGAAAACTTTGGCGTACCAACTTTTGCTTACCAAGTGTCTGGTGAATACGCAATGCATATGGCGGCGATTCAGAATGGTTGGCTAAAAGAACGTGAGTGTGTAATGGAAGGTTTGCTTTGCTTCAAACGTGCGGGAGCGGATGGTATCTTAACCTATTTCGCTAAAACGGTGGCGAAGTGGTTATACGAAGATAATCACCAATAA
- the tatC gene encoding twin-arginine translocase subunit TatC translates to MSVEQSQPLISHLVELRNRLLRSFICVLVVFCALVYWANDIYTLLATPLTENLPAGATMIATNVATPFFTPIKLTGVVAVFLSVPFILYQIWAFVAPALYKHEKRLIYPLLVSSTLLFYLGVAFAYYVVFPLVFGFLTSTAPEGVQMATDISSYLDFVLTIFLAFGICFEVPVAIILLCWSGVTSANELREKRPYIIVAAFVIGMLLTPPDIFSQTLLAIPMCLLFEVGLFFSKFYRPRDEQEETIAN, encoded by the coding sequence ATGTCAGTTGAACAATCTCAACCTCTGATTAGTCACCTTGTTGAATTAAGAAACCGCTTGCTCCGTAGCTTTATTTGTGTGCTTGTGGTTTTTTGTGCTTTAGTTTATTGGGCAAATGATATTTATACTTTGCTTGCCACACCGTTAACGGAAAATTTACCGGCTGGGGCGACCATGATTGCAACCAATGTTGCTACACCGTTTTTTACCCCGATTAAGTTGACTGGTGTTGTAGCGGTATTTTTATCGGTTCCCTTTATTCTTTACCAAATTTGGGCATTTGTTGCTCCTGCATTATATAAGCATGAGAAACGATTAATTTACCCGTTATTGGTTTCAAGTACATTATTATTCTATTTAGGTGTCGCATTTGCTTACTATGTCGTGTTCCCATTGGTATTCGGTTTCTTAACCAGTACCGCTCCGGAAGGGGTGCAAATGGCAACCGATATCAGTAGCTATTTAGATTTCGTACTTACTATTTTCTTAGCATTCGGTATTTGTTTTGAGGTACCGGTCGCAATTATTTTACTTTGTTGGTCTGGGGTAACTTCTGCCAATGAACTACGTGAAAAGCGCCCTTACATTATTGTGGCGGCATTTGTGATCGGTATGCTGTTAACACCACCGGATATTTTCTCTCAGACACTTTTAGCTATCCCTATGTGTTTGCTATTTGAAGTCGGGCTGTTTTTCTCGAAGTTCTATAGACCGAGAGATGAGCAAGAGGAAACTATCGCTAATTAA